In a genomic window of Brettanomyces nanus chromosome 1, complete sequence:
- a CDS encoding uncharacterized protein (BUSCO:EOG09342BLF), which translates to MFLTLRKICTPSIMTVTEKRTTLLPQPKEEELIERKSDIIFTTPPVPKASGFQLFEKLGSPTKIVAPMVDGSELAWRILSRRYGAELCYSPMLHSRLFSENEKFRKTILSPLDGKPGLDRPLIIQFCGNDPDTLLSAAKHVVGRCDAVDINFGCPQGIAKRGHYGSFLMEDWDLVYKLIHKLHTELEIPVTAKIRVFEDWSKSLDYAKMCLSAGAQFLTVHGRTRDMKGQKTGIADWNLIRYIRDNLPEGTIFFTNGNILYQDDVPRCLKETKCNGVMSAEGNLTNPGIFWTQNENKDKLFPRVDKFVREYFEVVKQCGEGESKRCFKTHLFKSLQTFLTMHTDVRAEIATINRKSSWDELERIVKMIEKVVEDIFKKDNIEELDTIKVENLESWGGRYRDVPYWRLQPHFRRINGVDGRSVIRQIVKQKDSKRKADEPADEEDSQNKVRRSE; encoded by the exons ATGTT TCTTACTTTAAGGAAGATCTGCACGCCGAGTATCATGACAGTCACCGAGAAGAGAACTACACTTCTTCCTCAGCCCAAGGAGGAAGAACTTATAGAGCGCAAATCAGATATCATCTTTACTACCCCGCCGGTTCCTAAAGCTTCTGGATTTCAATTATTTGAGAAATTAGGCAGTCCTACTAAGATCGTAGCTCCAATGGTTGATGGATCTGAGTTAGCATGGAGAATACTATCGAGAAGATACGGAGCGGAACTGTGCTATTCACCTATGCTTCACTCCAGACTTTTCTCAGAGAATGAGAAGTTCAGGAAGACGATACTATCTCCATTAGACGGGAAGCCGGGTCTAGATAGGCCTCTAATAATTCAGTTTTGTGGAAATGACCCCGATACACTACTTTCTGCTGCTAAGCATGTTGTTGGAAGATGTGATGCAGTGGATATAAATTTTGGATGTCCTCAGGGAATAGCGAAAAGAGGTCATTATGGCTCGTTTTTAATGGAGGACTGGGACTTGGTTTACAAATTGATCCATAAATTGCATACAGAGTTGGAGATACCTGTTACTGCGAAGATTCGAGTGTTTGAAGATTGGTCGAAGTCGTTGGATTACGCAAAGATGTGTCTTAGTGCTGGCGCTCAGTTTCTTACCGTGCACGGGAGAACCAGAGACATGAAGGGACAGAAAACAGGTATTGCTGACTGGAATCTCATTAGATATATCAGGGATAATCTTCCAGAGGGTACTATCTTCTTTACAAACGGTAACATCCTATACCAAGATGATGTTCCGCGATGCCTCAAAGAGACCAAATGTAATGGAGTGATGTCAGCAGAAGGAAACCTTACCAATCCAGGAATATTTTGGACACAGaatgaaaataaggacAAGTTATTTCCTCGAGTTGACAAATTTGTAAGAGAATACTTTGAAGTAGTAAAACAGTGCGGTGAAGGTGAGTCCAAGAGGTGCTTCAAGACACATCTTTTTAAATCGCTCCAAACATTTCTAACTATGCATACAGATGTGAGAGCCGAGATCGCTACAATTAATAGAAAGTCATCATGGGATGAGCTGGAAAGGATCGTGAAAATGATCGAGAAGGTTGTAGAAgacatcttcaaaaaggatAATATTGAGGAATTGGATACCATCAAAGTGGAGAATTTGGAATCTTGGGGTGGAAGGTATAGAGATGTTCCCTATTGGAGATTACAGCCTCATTTCCGAAGAATTAATGGCGTTGATGGTAGGAGCGTAATTAGGCAGATTGTTAAACAGAAAGACAGCAAGAGAAAGGCCGATGAACCtgctgatgaagaggacaGCCAAAACAAGGTAAGGAGAAGTGAATAG
- a CDS encoding uncharacterized protein (EggNog:ENOG41): MTSTAAPSTGINATSGLDPSPGSSPRPELSKKSSPDSSPSTTPSSASPGYSLSQKKSSDVEKQEKARPFICPTCTRAFARLEHLTRHERSHTNEKPFQCAACGRCFARRDLVLRHQQKLHASLPTNNRANAPKRVRGPRVTPKDGEIVSDYLNDNINIVKNNTSKQLPLPKKSKRRGVYLLDKKLDTTEPSDTDYNTPSMPKCKQVEISDSGAGSGSGFKKRKKVLPVSPSQQQINSPAAGSIGSICSIGSRGSSGHDSLSSIQESAPSTFLNLPENIVHQVQNIPSELSHPSQESLQGLIDNNYDSLLMMDNSNLESHFRDQRHASFSAAASGSYTGFPEHHARGAPLDALDTIEQEAPPQVKFSSPQMKHEADGHFGYLNFAELEQLENPNFQGMDDINLDLSPSNLDTNTLLQGLAHENVHDIADHSLPDVSSEHMHLHPEHEYHSLFSHKVTASVSLAHSVVTVPKQMKHNFESSAESSTASSAPGFRTVSTQTPITDSPFSPSQQKAIDATIVEQLQKITSTSTTSDPTSTGEVTKKGPEDWLSEFINAPIEKDFPSVSDHIGFGDSPWTNNTSNNDNSPSANNNDKNLSRYFRSRQLDLSKHISVTEPLQNSVIPRLCSDKIRTYIVNTYHLKESQFPHLEDMNHYLSLYDSEFNKYFPFVHIPSMNVEGHLEEIPLMLSMAAIGALYSFHARNSSTLFNFSRFLIHNFMETRLHLHEFNHVPLHITQALLLHLFLGMFHNDLEVTKLTGRQLTSLVSLAKATRLDMPIESFFLPPALSADISTLNDGSDNSHHQLKTCYDYFILAQSRIRTIHVLHYLSVLFGMFTGSKVELVAEDIRCGTFCVVEDLWKAKTCNEWLNLIKNHDLIVDSKFSLIRLSDGTNSFRDLWHDLTNLTLDRDIGQRSLLSLLMSLNSFIHDERLKIENSSYSEGAKIAKWRMDERPYIESLIKSWETSFVRNGGLLVPKGQNLHVINRSSALKLILPLLSLAKIRKCVYISPVLSAVWTRDWDAMNIEIKKLTRDPEALRDAVTYCLDIVNLWIEIISITKDAEKTSIRTPIFFLTCLFTSTLLISEYLYTSEVWANRYMENEESHQYLATADRVLWLRAERVFKKVENSLLPSSANNTSYSEFLRIQAKGALDVDSLDDKIAMLALDPENVQHIAAIIISGRLSARCLSLGVRILADAPVWPIALVFAEALKARATAIHQHLSTFTPISSSSTGSIKS, translated from the coding sequence ATGACATCTACTGCAGCGCCTAGTACCGGAATTAATGCAACTTCGGGTCTTGACCCAAGTCCGGGTTCAAGCCCAAGACCGGAGCTATCTAAAAAATCTTCCCCAGATTCTTCACCATCAACAACTCCATCTTCTGCGTCACCGGGATACTCTTTATCGCAGAAGAAGTCGTCGGATGTAGAGAAGCAGGAAAAGGCAAGACCATTTATATGCCCTACCTGTACAAGAGCTTTTGCAAGGCTTGAACACTTGACAAGACACGAGAGATCTCATACAAACGAAAAACCATTTCAGTGCGCAGCATGTGGTCGCTGCTTTGCACGACGGGACCTTGTTCTACGGCATCAGCAAAAGTTGCATGCTTCTCTTCCTACAAACAATAGAGCTAACGCCCCAAAAAGAGTGCGTGGACCACGGGTCACGCCGAAAGATGGTGAGATAGTTAGCGACTACTTGAATGATAATATTAAtatagtgaaaaataacACTAGCAAACAGCTACCACTACcgaagaaatcaaagagaagGGGTGTTTACTTACTAGACAAGAAGTTAGATACTACTGAACCATCCGACACTGATTATAATACTCCGTCTATGCCTAAGTGCAAACAAGTTGAAATATCTGATTCAGGGGCAGGCTCCGGTTCGGGCTTTAAGAAACGCAAGAAAGTTTTACCTGTGTCACCATCACAACAACAGATCAACTCACCTGCGGCTGGCTCGATTGGATCGATTTGCTCAATAGGATCTCGCGGCTCGAGTGGTCACGACTCTCTCTCGTCTATTCAAGAATCTGCTCCTTCCACTTTTCTAAACTTGCCTGAAAACATCGTACATCAGGTTCAAAATATACCTTCCGAACTGTCACATCCCTCACAAGAGTCTCTTCAAGGCCTGATCGATAATAATTATGACagtttgttgatgatggataATTCAAACCTGGAGTCTCATTTCAGAGATCAGAGACATGCTTCGTTCAGTGCTGCGGCTTCTGGATCATACACGGGTTTTCCTGAACATCATGCACGTGGTGCTCCATTGGATGCTCTGGATACcattgaacaagaagcaCCTCCTCAGGTCAAATTCTCTTCACCTCAGATGAAACATGAAGCGGATGGACATTTTGGGTATTTGAATTTTGCTGAACTTGAACAACTCGAGAACCCGAACTTCCAAGGAATGGACGACATAAATCTTGATTTAAGTCCCAGCAATTTAGATACTAATACCCTGCTGCAAGGACTTGCACATGAAAATGTTCATGATATAGCGGATCATTCCCTTCCAGATGTTTCCTCAGAACATatgcatcttcatccagAGCACGAATatcattctcttttcagTCATAAAGTTACTGCGTCTGTAAGCCTTGCTCATTCTGTTGTCACTGTTCCCAAGCAGATGAAACACAACTTTGAGTCTTCTGCAGAATCGtctactgcttcttctgctccGGGTTTTCGCACGGTATCTACACAGACGCCAATTACAGACAGCCCCTTTTCTCCTTCACAGCAGAAGGCTATAGATGCCACAATCGTTGAACAGTTACAGAAAATTACATCCACGTCCACGACAAGCGATCCCACATCGACCGGTGAAGTTACAAAAAAGGGTCCGGAAGACTGGCTATCAGAGTTTATAAATGCACCAATAGAGAAGGATTTTCCGTCTGTCTCTGACCATATTGGATTTGGTGACTCCCCTTGGACGAATAACACAAGTAACAACGAcaattctccttctgctAATAACAACGACAAGAACTTATCTCGATATTTTAGGTCCCGTCAACTTGATCTTTCTAAGCATATTAGTGTTACAGAGCCTTTGCAGAATTCTGTGATACCCAGACTATGCTCAGACAAGATTCGCACGTATATCGTGAACACATATCATTTGAAAGAGTCACAATTTCCTCATTTGGAAGACATGAACCATTACTTGTCGTTATATGACTCTGAATTCAATAAGTATTTTCCATTTGTTCATATTCCATCGATGAATGTCGAAGGgcatttggaagagattCCTTTGATGCTATCCATGGCCGCTATTGGCGCATTATACTCGTTCCATGCCCGCAACTCCTCTACccttttcaacttctctcGATTTTTGATTCATAATTTTATGGAGACGAGACTTCACCTTCACGAGTTTAATCACGTGCCCCTTCATATTACGCAGGCATTGTTACTTCACCTGTTCCTTGGAATGTTTCACAACGATCTAGAGGTTACGAAATTAACTGGAAGACAGCTTACATCTTTGGTGTCTTTGGCTAAAGCTACCAGATTGGATATGCCTATAGAGTCGTTCTTTCTGCCACCAGCACTATCTGCAGATATATCTACCTTGAACGATGGCTCTGACAACTCGCATCATCAGTTGAAGACATGTTATGATTACTTTATTCTTGCCCAGTCAAGAATAAGAACCATTCATGTGCTCCATTATCTCTCTGTGCTATTTGGGATGTTTACAGGCTCAAAAGTGGAACTTGTTGCTGAGGATATTCGATGCGGAACTTTTTGCgttgttgaagatctttggaaagcAAAGACATGTAACGAATGGTTGAACTTAATCAAAAACCATGATCTCATAGTGGATTCGAAGTTTTCATTAATACGGTTGAGTGACGGTACAAACTCTTTTCGGGATCTCTGGCACGATTTGACCAATCTTACACTGGATAGGGACATTGGGCAGCGGAGTCTGTTGTCCCTTCTCATGTCGTTGAATAGTTTTATCCACGACGAACGACTAAAAATTGAAAACTCTTCTTACAGCGAAGGTGCAAAGATCGCCAAATGGAGAATGGACGAAAGGCCGTATATTGAGTCCCTTATCAAGTCATGGGAGACATCCTTTGTTCGTAACGGTGGATTGCTTGTTCCAAAAGGACAAAATTTGCATGTCATCAACAGAAGCTCTGCTTTAAAGTTGATACTACCTTTACTATCACTTGCCAAAATTCGCAAGTGCGTATACATTTCTCCCGTTTTATCAGCAGTTTGGACTAGAGATTGGGATGCCATGAATAtcgaaatcaaaaaattgacTAGAGATCCGGAGGCATTGAGGGATGCCGTTACTTACTGTTTGGATATCGTCAATCTCTGGATCGAGATTATTTCCATCACAAAGGACGCTGAAAAGACATCAATCAGAACaccaattttcttcttgacttGCCTATTCACATCCACTCTTCTAATATCCGAATATTTATACACAAGCGAAGTTTGGGCCAATCGGTATATGGAGAACGAAGAAAGTCACCAGTATCTGGCCACTGCCGATAGAGTACTGTGGCTTAGAGCAGAGAGAGTTTTCAAGAAAGTGGAAAATAGCTTACTACCTTCAAGTGCCAATAACACTTCTTACAGTGAGTTTTTGCGTATCCAGGCTAAAGGCGCTTTGGATGTGGATTCATTGGATGACAAAATTGCCATGCTTGCCTTGGACCCGGAAAATGTTCAACACATTGCTGCAATCATTATTAGTGGACGTCTCAGTGCAAGATGTTTATCGTTAGGTGTAAGAATTTTGGCCGATGCACCAGTATGGCCAATCGCTTTGGTCTTTGCTGAAGCTTTAAAGGCCCGTGCTACTGCCATACACCAGCACCTATCAACATTTACGCCCATATCCAGCTCATCTACAGGATCCATTAAGTCCTAA
- a CDS encoding uncharacterized protein (BUSCO:EOG09342682), giving the protein MKLLNDHGVNVSESDFKSDLKEALLAHLHRRKLIETCVNEEQLEKAIQTRKLGLYCGADPTAKSLHLGNLLPLMILLHFNIRGHNIFPLVGGATGAVGDPSGRNTERNAMSDNARLDHVKRIADQFLNFFSTALKYSQSRNPLIEYAETGSRQLKDNYEWWKDMGMLEFLAMFGRYFRVNQMLARDSIKSRLLSEQGIGFNEFTYQILQAYDFYYLNKNFGVDIQVGGRDQYGNIVAGIDLITRLGRHEENKDQGLELDLEQESKSNLESQPSCYGLTVPLLTTASGVKFGKSAGNAIFIDRELTPSYEIYQFMYRTEDEDVQRFLYKFSMLPIPVIDRIVQAHDTDRKQRFGQRVLAMEMCDLIHGDGEGYDNELISKTLYSKELNIKFDTDELLRALKRQNMVTTLTRKQLAKTNATHLLFTLSKGAHSKSDFRRKIKSRAIIIGRNKKEKINAVDEIIKRNRLIDDKLLLLRAGKEYYIAEVVED; this is encoded by the coding sequence ATGAAACTACTCAATGATCATGGAGTAAATGTGAGTGAAAGTGATTTCAAATCTGATCTGAAAGAGGCTCTACTTGCACATCTACATAGGAGGAAACTAATAGAGACATGTGTCAATGAGGAGCAATTAGAAAAGGCCATTCAGACGAGAAAGCTTGGCTTGTACTGTGGTGCGGATCCGACTGCCAAGTCGTTGCACTTAGGAAACTTACTCCCACTTATGATTTTGCTACACTTCAACATCAGAGGACATAACATTTTTCCGTTAGTTGGTGGTGCCACAGGTGCTGTAGGGGATCCTTCGGGAAGAAATACTGAACGTAATGCCATGTCTGACAATGCTCGATTGGATCACGTGAAGAGAATAGCCGACCAGtttctcaatttcttctctacaGCACTTAAATATTCCCAAAGCAGAAATCCTTTGATAGAGTATGCCGAGACGGGATCGAGACAGCTTAAAGATAACTATGAGTGGTGGAAAGATATGGGAATGCTAGAATTTCTAGCCATGTTTGGCCGATACTTCAGGGTGAACCAGATGCTTGCACGTGACTCGATTAAAAGCAGATTGTTGTCTGAACAAGGTATTGGTTTCAATGAATTCACctatcaaattcttcaagcctATGACTTTTACTACTTAAACAAGAATTTTGGAGTTGACATTCAAGTCGGTGGAAGGGACCAGTATGGCAACATTGTTGCTGGGATAGATCTAATCACCAGACTCGGCCGGCACGAGGAGAATAAGGATCAAGGGCTTGAACTGGATCTGGAACAGGAATCCAAATCGAATTTAGAATCACAACCTTCCTGCTATGGACTAACGGTTCCCTTGCTTACCACGGCTTCAGGTGTAAAATTTGGTAAAAGTGCGGGAAATGCCATCTTTATTGACCGTGAACTTACTCCTTCCTACGAGATTTATCAATTTATGTACCGTACCGAAGATGAGGACGTTCAAAGATTCCTCTACAAGTTTTCAATGCTACCCATTCCTGTCATTGACAGGATTGTTCAGGCACATGACACTGATAGAAAACAGAGATTTGGTCAGAGAGTACTTGCCATGGAAATGTGCGATCTTATTCATGGTGATGGCGAAGGATACGACAATGAATTGATCAGCAAGACACTCTACAGTAAAGAATTGAACATAAAATTTGATACAGATGAACTCTTACGTGCACTTAAGAGGCAGAATATGGTTACTACACTCACTAGAAAACAACTTGCAAAAACCAATGCCACCCATTTACTCTTCACCCTATCTAAAGGTGCACATTCCAAAAGCGacttcagaagaaagatcaagagtCGTGCTATAATAATTGGaaggaacaaaaaagaaaaaatcaatgctgttgatgagattatCAAGCGTAACAGATTGATAGACGATaagctgcttcttttgagAGCTGGCAAGGAGTACTACATTGCAGAAGTGGTAGAAGATTAG